DNA from Synechococcus elongatus PCC 6301:
AGGCAAGCAGTCCTTTAGCGAAGTTGTCCTCGATCTCGCGAAGCGCTACCAAGTTCCGGTTCGTACCCTCGAAGTTCAGCAACATCAAGAGCTGCAACGCCAGCTCAGCCGCCGCGAACGCCTCTACGAAGTTTTAGCTGTCGCGACCCAGTTTTACGAGCAGTCGCTGCGCCGACCAGAAGGTGCGGCAGCCTTGGATTACCTCAGGCGATCGCGGCAACTCCAAGAGTCCACCATTCAGAAATTTCAGCTCGGCTATGCGCCAGCCCAGTGGGCCAGTCTGGCAACCCATTTGATTGAGCAGAAGCGCTTTCCTGCTGACTTGGTCGAAGAAGCCGGTTTAGTCGTGGCGCGGCGCAATGGCCAGGGCTACTACGATCGCTTCCGCGATCGCCTGATGATTCCCATCCATGACCTGCAGGGGCGGGTCGTGGGCTTCGGTGGCCGCACGCTGACCGGTGAAGAGCCGAAGTATCTCAACTCGCCCGAGACCACGCTCTTTGAGAAGGGCAAGCTACTCTTCGGGTTGGACAAAGCCCGCGCTGCGATCGCCAAGCAGGATCAAGCTGTCGTCGTTGAAGGCTACTTCGATGTGATCGCCCTGCATGCAGCAGGCATCGATCATGCGGTGGCTTCCCTCGGAACGGCCCTCAGTCGCCAGCAGGTCAAGCTGCTCTCGCGCTACAGCGAATCCAATCAGATCGTGCTCAATTTCGACGCCGATCGCGCTGGTGCTAAGGCGGCAGAACGGGCGATCGGGGAAGTTGAAGATCTGGCCTATCAAGGACAGGTACAGCTGCGGGTCCTCAATCTGCCTGGCGGTAAGGATGCTGACGAATACCTACAGCGTCACAGTGTCGCCGACTATCGTGAGCTACTGGCGCGATCGCCCCTCTGGTTAGATTGGCAGATCGATCAACTGCTGCGCGATCGCAACCTCGATCAGGCCGATCAGTTTCAAGCCGTCGTTCAAGCGATCGTGCAACTGCTGGGCAAGCTGCCCAACACACCTCTACGCACCCACTACGTTCACCAAGTCGCCGAGCGCCTCAGTCAGGGTGAAGCCCGAACTGCTGTTCAGCTTGCCTCAGACCTGCGGGCACAAGTGCGGGGTCAACGTTGGCATGGTCAGGCTAGCCGCTGGGAGAAACCGGGCGATGACAGCATTCGGGAGCAAGCGGAAGCGCAGATTCTCAAGGTCTATCTCCATTGCCCACGCTTGCGCTTGGCTGTCCGCAAAACCCTCCACGATCGCGAAATTCAAGGTTTTAGCCTGCAGCCCCACCGTTTGCTCTGGCAGGCGATTGCTGAAATAGAAGAAGCGCACCTTGGCTTTGCAGCCATGTATCAAGTCGAGCGAGGGGAAGGCAACGGTGACGACTTAGCAGCGATCGACCTCGTGCCGATTCTGCGCGATCGCCTCGATCAACTCACAGGAGTTTCCCTCGGTGGCTTCTTGGAACTGAGTGAAAATGACCACGCCGATCTCACCCATCCACTGCCGTTGTTACGGGGTGCTGTGGCCTTGGTGGAACGACTGCGCTGCGAAAAACGTTGCCGCCATTTGCTTGACTCTTGGGCACGCCAGAGTATTCACACCTTTGAACATTGCATTGAGCAACTGCTGCAAGCAGGCATTGGGGAGGATGTTGATGCTGAGGCGCAGATTACCGCTCTGCACGAACAGCTCAACCAAGAGGCGCTTCACTTCCAAAAGCTTTACTACAACGAGCGCCGCTATCTACAGCAACTCGATCAAGAACGCTGCCTGAATCCCCAAGCATTCTTGGGCATGACAGAGCACGATGCTACTGCGATCGCCCCGACCACTCCCCAGCCGATTTCTGCCTAAGGTGCATCTCTAGCGACACTCTTGTAAGTGATCGAGGGCGTTTTGATAAAGCGCCACAATGTGATGATCCTGTAGCTGGTAGTAGACATGCCGCCCTTGCTTGCGATAGCTCACCAGCCGCAGATT
Protein-coding regions in this window:
- the dnaG gene encoding DNA primase — its product is MDTPRLHPETIAAVKERADIVDIVSEQVVLKKRGKDFVGLCPFHDDKSPSFTVSPAKQFYYCFSCGAGGNPIKFLMELGKQSFSEVVLDLAKRYQVPVRTLEVQQHQELQRQLSRRERLYEVLAVATQFYEQSLRRPEGAAALDYLRRSRQLQESTIQKFQLGYAPAQWASLATHLIEQKRFPADLVEEAGLVVARRNGQGYYDRFRDRLMIPIHDLQGRVVGFGGRTLTGEEPKYLNSPETTLFEKGKLLFGLDKARAAIAKQDQAVVVEGYFDVIALHAAGIDHAVASLGTALSRQQVKLLSRYSESNQIVLNFDADRAGAKAAERAIGEVEDLAYQGQVQLRVLNLPGGKDADEYLQRHSVADYRELLARSPLWLDWQIDQLLRDRNLDQADQFQAVVQAIVQLLGKLPNTPLRTHYVHQVAERLSQGEARTAVQLASDLRAQVRGQRWHGQASRWEKPGDDSIREQAEAQILKVYLHCPRLRLAVRKTLHDREIQGFSLQPHRLLWQAIAEIEEAHLGFAAMYQVERGEGNGDDLAAIDLVPILRDRLDQLTGVSLGGFLELSENDHADLTHPLPLLRGAVALVERLRCEKRCRHLLDSWARQSIHTFEHCIEQLLQAGIGEDVDAEAQITALHEQLNQEALHFQKLYYNERRYLQQLDQERCLNPQAFLGMTEHDATAIAPTTPQPISA